gcacttgggaggcataggcaggcggatttctgagttcgaggccagcctggtctacaaagtgagttccaggacagccagggctacacagagaaaccctgtctcaaaaaccaaaaccaaccaaacaaaaaactgtaagTCTGGCTGAGTGTGTTGTTGCAGGTATGTAATCTCAGaacccaggaggctgaagcaggaggacaaaaagttagaggccagcctggactccataACAAGTTATAGGTCAGTCTGAGCTATACAACATGagtccaaaataaataaataaaatataataaaaagaagtgCAAACTTTGATTCCCTTAAACCCAAAGTAGTCGCTTCTAGTGACACAGTATCCTAGCTCCTGGTGCCTCTCAGAGCAAATACAGACACTATACAGACAAAGAGGGGTGAGatcactttttaaattgttttttggGGGTGGCATTTCTGAGatggacttgctatgtagctctgatGGTGTATAAGCTGGCTATGTATCTCAGACTCACCCTGAACTTGTGCTaaccctcttccctcttccttctgaatGCTCGGATTATAGATATGTGCAACCATaccttgattttaaaataatttgatataCTTTGTAGGGTAGAGTGTTAGAGAAAGAACCCACGGCCTAATACAAGCAGGCCTAATACATTCTCCCAATGGGCTATGTCCTTGGTCAGGGTATGCACTTCTAAATGCATTGTAATATGAAATAACAAGGCGTAACTGTAAGGAAAATATATGTACAGTGTGGCCTAAATTAAAATGCTTCAAATTCTGTGACTTGTTCTATGAGGACAAAAACTGaagatgttgtttttaaaaatatgaccatGTAACtagaataaaatacataataatttaatttaaagtctCTTGAGAGACCAAACACCCATCTCCATatttaattcccagaatccactgaaatgatgtttttaatatataaatagttCATGGTATTCCCTCCCTAACATTTCTAAGGTAATTAAGATCAATCTATGCTATCTTTCAAATTACTGGGTTGACAGCAATAGAGATAACACCATCCTTGCAGTGACTGCCATGGGTGCCACATAAGGTGATCCTGAATTAATCTCCAACCTTCTTTCCTAGTTCACAAAGCTGAAGCCTTAtcttctgctgcttctccccAAGACCACCAAGCTCTTCCCATAGGGCATCTACACCTGCTTCACTTTTCCCTCACACAGCACTCATTTCTGGGGCTTGAGCTCTGGCACTGATCTGGGTCTCTACAATCAGGCATTTCTCTCTCTATTCATTCACCCTGTTCCAACTCTCTGATACCTGATGTAGAATAACAATGGTTTGCAAACTTTCCCCATTAGGGGCTAGAGAGGAGCTATTTTACTCCTTGTCAGTGACAGTcaatatgtaaacaaatggatGTGGCTATGTTTCAATAAAACCTATTTCCAAAAGTAGGCAGAATGGTAAGGTTTACCAAGCCTATGTTagacatctttttgttgttgttgttgttggtggtggtggtattgttgGTGGTGGCCTTGCATAATTCCTGAGAACATAGGGACCCTTACAGAGAGCTCTTTTCTCTAGTCTGCCTACAGTTGGATCCTCAAAGGTTTTGTAGAAGGCTTAGAACACAATTAAGCATGAACAGCTTATTCATGCCAATGTCTTCCATGAAAAGCAAGCACAAATGCCCTCAGAGATGCTGTGGAAGGTCTCTGCTGAGGTGAGTGGTCCTACTACCTTTCAATGGCCCAACATATAATTTTGAGGGAAgggttactttattttattttattttttgaagaaggATTTCACTGtgatgcccaggctggctttgaacttacccCGCAGCATAAACTgactgcctcagtctcctgcctcactgtcttggtctcttgcctcagccttctcagtgctgggattacaggcattagATACCATGCTCAGAAGGCAAGGGATTTTGTTTGTATAAAGGCAGATCTTGCAATTTCTCCCAGGCTGGTCCAGAACTTCTGGCCTTaaatgattctcttgcctcagctacCTTAATAGCTGTGAGTTGGAGCTACTGAGCTGACATCAGACTTGTACTTCTCTTTCTTACCTTCTTAACAGAAAGGTCATGATCCAAGTCACCTGCTGAATACTCTTCAGGTTCCTGCAGGTCCTTCATCTTGATAAGCAGTTCTGCTTTGGGGGCTGATGTGCTGTAATAGGTAGAATTGGTGGCCAAGGACACAACCCCTGGCATACCTGGGTCCTGTTTCCTGGGTGAAGAGGCCAAAATTGTAATCAGCTGTGACACATGCACACTCTTTGAACCTAGTACCTAGGTTGTAACAAACACTGAGAGAAGGATAAGAAccaaggaaatgagaaaagaatgctAAGgccaaaatgttttcaaaatcaaaataaaaaacctttttCTACTAATACTCAAAAGATTCACAGACTGTTATTCATTTCTGCCATTGTTTTTCAATAGTAAGTTAGAAACTGTGGACCTTGCCATTTTGGGCAAGTACTCTCATACCTAGCTATATCCCCAATTCAGGCTAtagggttttaatttttaaaaacgtgtatgtgtgtgtgtgtgtgtgtgtgcgcgcgcgcgcatgctcATGCTTATGCATATTTTGGGCTATCCTATGCTCTGCTGAATCTTGAAAACAACCTCTGGGTTCCATATACTAGATACCAACTGCATGCCCCCAGATATagcaaagaaaaatgtctttagaCACTGTCACATGGTCACATGTCTTCTGTAGAagcaaaattgttttttttatcCCATCAGTGATTTGTATTACATTCAAGGCCATACACATTTGAGGTAAATACATTATCTCTGAGTTGCATCCTCAGCCCCTAGGTAACTGaaatttaaacacacaaaaaacatctctaatgaaagaaaatgctgttCAACTATAGGCAGACTTTGTAATGTGCTTCAAAAGTAGGTGAAAGGCAGGTAGACAAAAAGAGATACAgattaaatatatgtaaagatTACATGATAGCTGTATAGACCAACCTAAGATAATTAGccaagtgtggtagcacatacgTGCAACATCAGCTCTTAGGAATCTAAGGCAGGAAGttttttgagttcaaagccagtgcagttaacttgtctcaaaacaaaataaaatgggtgTGACTTGTAACTTAGTGATGACAAATGTACTTAGTATATAAGAGGACCTAAATTGTATTTCAACATTATCAAGAAGGGTGTGGGAGGGAgatagccaggtatggtggtagaTCCTATAAatctagcattcaggaagctgaggtagcaGGATCAAGTTTAAGGGAGCCCAAGCTTCTTAGAGGGACTCTACTTCAAAAACAAATGGATGGACAGGCACATCATATGCATATTAAATACAGAGATTAGATGATGGACACAAGACAGGTGATGGGATGGACAGTTAGCTTCATATCAGTAGATGGGCTGTTTCATACATTATAAGATCTTTAGTACTGTCTTTCCACTAGATGGCAGAAGTGCCCCATTCTCCAGAGTGATAGACAAAACTGGAGAGGATTTGTGGGTACTACCATAATCGTGTCAGCTGTAAGTTAAGGACATTTGCTGCAGTGGGCATCATCTTGCCTCTTCTAGATCCAGGTATGGTAATTTTAAACCTTACCAAACAGTGCTAAGGTTGAAGACTCCAAGGAAAACCATCACCTGTCCTCAGACGCAATCATGAATATAGATACACCCAAGTCCCTTCTTTCACTTCTAAGCCTATGAGATAGGGACTGAGAAACAAGCAGCTATGGTGTGTGCCATCTACTTACTTGTCCTCTGTGACTCTGGGTAAGGGGACTTTGGGGAGCAGCTTTCTCCGCTGCTGAGCTTCCTCTAGGAGGTACTCATCTTTGGGAAAAATTCCCTCCATCAGATCCATGGTAGTTTTGATCTTCACACTGGGGTCCAGGATGTCAGCCAAAGACTTGTCCTTTCCCACAATCTCCCTGGCTAATTCTTCAGACTTCAAGTCATCCATGGTCTTCTCCTTGGCCTTCCCAtagttgagggagggaggggaggaacagCTATCTCTGACAGGAGGTGCAGGGGTGCTGGGTGGCCGGGGCTCTGGAGGGCGAGCTCTATGAGGGGTTTCCACCTCCTGTCGTGTGTACACACAGAAGCGGGAGTAGCACTGCTCTGATGTACTCAGTGTCTTGATCTGGTCCCTCTCCAGCCCACTGGGCAGTGGGGGCAGCTCGGCTGGGCATGCGAGACTTTGACGGCTCTCCTTCTCAGGCTGGCTTTCTGAGTGCACGATTTTTATGGGCACCATCTTCACAGTGGTGTTGTTGTCCATCACCCGCTCGATTCTGCAAAGACAAGGGCTGTCCTCTGAAATCTGGACATGTACAGATTTCCACCCATGACCCACACAGGGATCCCAAC
This window of the Mus pahari chromosome X, PAHARI_EIJ_v1.1, whole genome shotgun sequence genome carries:
- the Shroom2 gene encoding protein Shroom2 isoform X3 gives rise to the protein METSRSPSPQFAPQKLTDKPPLLIHEDSSARIERVMDNNTTVKMVPIKIVHSESQPEKESRQSLACPAELPPLPSGLERDQIKTLSTSEQCYSRFCVYTRQEVETPHRARPPEPRPPSTPAPPVRDSCSSPPSLNYGKAKEKTMDDLKSEELAREIVGKDKSLADILDPSVKIKTTMDLMEGIFPKDEYLLEEAQQRRKLLPKVPLPRVTEDKKQDPGMPGVVSLATNSTYYSTSAPKAELLIKMKDLQEPEEYSAGDLDHDLSVKKQELIDSISRKLQVLREARESLLEDIQANNALGDEVEAIVKDVCKPNEFDKFRMFIGDLDKVVNLLLSLSGRLARVENALNNLDDNPSPGDRQSLLEKQRVLTQQHEDAKELKENLDRRERIVFDILATYLSEENLADYEHFVKMKSALIIEQRELEDKIHLGEEQLKCLFDSLQPERSK